Within Desulfurobacterium thermolithotrophum DSM 11699, the genomic segment TGATTTCCCATTGAGCTCTTGTGCAAGTACGAAGTCTTAGAAAATGAATAAGCTCTTCCCCATTCATAGTAAAAACAATTCTTGTAGTACAAGCATTAGGAAGCACAAATCTTGCATCTTCCTTAGGTACTTCTTCTTCAACAAGTGCTTCATAGAATTTACCTATGAACATCATAACATCGTTGTAGCTATAAGTCTTGCCTTCTATTTCAACTTTTTTCTTCCTTACGGACTCAGGAATAACGTAAGGAAAGTTTTTCATTGCAACATATCTTTGAGACTGCTGACTATAAGAGGCAGGTCTGTGTCTTACAAGCTGATGGGAACATGCTCTTGATATTCCATCAACTAAAAACGTGAAGTGAGAATGTCTCAGTAAAACTTTTAAGTTTCCTTCCAAAGGTGGAACATTTTCTGAGAGAAGGAGTACTTCCATCATTAAGCTCCTTACTAATTATGGAATATAAAATTATACGGTATTAATATTGCTTCTGAAAATTTTAGACAGAGAGTGTTTGAAAAATCATCCAGACAAAGAACAAAACTCCCATGGAACAAAACTCCCATGTTAAAGAGGATAAACTTAGCTAAAACAAACAGTTGAGCTATATGAAAGCTCTTTGTTTTCTCGTAACTTCCAACATCCTGCTTAACTTCTCCAAAAATACTCTCTATCAGTCCTCTAAACCTGTAAATTTCATCAGATTCTAAAAGCTCTTTGCATTTAAGCCTAATCTCAGATTTAATTCCCTTCCTTAATGTTTCTCTCACCTTTATGTAAGGCTTTAAGCCTACTAACAGAACAAGCTCAATAAACTTAATGCTGTCATAAGCTTTGTCTCCTAAAAATGGCTTTCCTTTCAAAGCTCTCCATATAAATCCCCTTTCGTTTAACCACCTAACTATTTTCTCTCCAAGTTTCACTTCCGAAGCGTAACTCTCTCCAGGTAATGCAGTAAGAATGAACCTTTTTCCATCTTTTAGATGAACGCTTAATACAACAACTTTAACGTGGCTTTTTACCTCCTTTATCTCTTTGCCTCTTAGAATTTTCAATGGATAAATCTCATTGTATTTGAAGCCAGTTCCATCTATTATCAGAAATCTTAGTTCTTTATGATACTTCCCTAAGAGTCTTCGAGAGACAAAGTTCAGAAAATCTACAAGGAGAATGGAAGGTAGTTGCTTGAGTCGGTAATAATAGGTTGAAAAATCAGGAATATTCTCTCTTCCAAATATCTGAA encodes:
- the thyX gene encoding FAD-dependent thymidylate synthase, which codes for MMEVLLLSENVPPLEGNLKVLLRHSHFTFLVDGISRACSHQLVRHRPASYSQQSQRYVAMKNFPYVIPESVRKKKVEIEGKTYSYNDVMMFIGKFYEALVEEEVPKEDARFVLPNACTTRIVFTMNGEELIHFLRLRTCTRAQWEIRKVAIKMLKILREKHPSLFKSVGPNCYYLGYCTEGKKSCGRQKEMKAYFSSLCKEMI